The region TttggtaagaacgaatccaggtcatcccgccatctccgtctgggtctgcctcgctgacgtcggttttgtgtcACGGACCATTCAGTGGTAATTTTTGCCCATTGGTTGTTTGGCATACGACAGACGTGACCAGCCCAATTCCACTTCAACGTAGCAGCTTTATGAGTAACGTCTAAAAGTTTGGTTGTGGCACGGATCTTAGTATTTCTTATTCTGTCCataagtttaatgttaagaaGACTCCGTTCCATTCCTCTTTGGCAAACCTCGAGTGCGGACCTCTGCTGACAAGTCAAAGACCATGTCTGTGCGCCATACGTGAGGATCGGGAGAATGCAAACGTCCATGAGTCTCTTTTTGAGGGATAGAGGAAGTTTAaccaagatttttatttatagcttttctTGTTCTAgctgaaccgtgatagctacaTTGCTATCACTTTCACTTACCCTTTCACTATTCATGAGATATATTGTCTAGTGATGGATGGACTTTTTGAAGGAACTAAACGCTAATATACGACTGATAAATGTAGCATGATGGTGCGATGCGCGTCGCAGTCGTCGCTGGACGAGTCGTCGCagcggcgcgcgggcggcgcgctgggcgacggcggcgcggcgggcgcgcgccacGCGGCGCGGCTGCTGGCGGCGCTGGCGCGGCtgcggcgcggcgccgcgctgtgtgacgtcacgctggcggcccgcgccgcgcccgacGCGCCCTCCGCGCCCGCCGTGCCCGCGCACCGCGCCGTGCTGGCCGCCGCCTCGCCCTACTTCCACGCCATGTTCACACAGTTCGACGAGCGCACGCAGCCCAGCATCACCATCCAGGTGCGCTCCTCCGGCCGCGCTGTCGCCGCCGCCTCGCGCCCCCTAGGCCGCCCACGGCTCACGctgttttttgtatttgcttACAGAACGTGGAGCCGCACGCACTGGAAACCATCATAGAATATGTCTATACGCCTGAGTCACTCGACATCACCGAGGACAACGTGCAGGTGACCCAGACTCTAGTCCATCCACACTATGTTTTTGTTCTCATTTctaaaaaacacacaaacagaaaaaaaagaaaaccctCATGGCTACAAAGGTGTGTGCGTGCGTGCCGGCAGAGCCTGCTGTCGGCGGCGTCGCTGCTGCAGGTGAGCGGCGTGCGCGAGGCGTGCTGCGTGTTCCTGGCGGGCGCGCTGTCGCCGGACAACGCGCTCGGCATCCGCGCCTTCGCCGAGCTGCACGCCTGCGCAGACCTCGGGCTCTGCGCCGCGCGCTTCATCGAGAACCACTTCGTAGAGGTGCTGGACACCGAGGAGTTCCTGGCGCTGGCGCCCGACACGCTGGCGCAACTGCTCGACAGCGACCGCATCACGGTCAGTCACCCGGTGCAGCACACGACCGACGCGGCTCATCACTCATTTGTACGGATTTGAAACGAGTTTGTGTGGCTGTAGGTGCCCAACGAGGAAGTGATCCTGGACGCGGTCATCAGGTGGATGCAGCATGATGCCGAGGAACGACAGCAGCACCTGGGCAGCCTGTTGGAACACGTGCGCCTGCCGCTGCTGGCGCAGGAGTCGCTGGTGGCACGCGCGGCGGCCGAGCCGCTGGCCAGCGCCGGGCTGCGTGTCAAGGACCTGGTCATCGAAGCACTATCCTTCCACCTCATGCGACCCGAGCGGCGCCTAGCTGCGGCCGCCGCGTGCGCGCGGGCCCGCCCCCGCCAGCCGCCGCGCTCGCCCAAGGTGCTGCTGGTGGTGGGCGGACAGGCTCCCAAGGCCATCCGCGACGTGGAGGCGTACCACGCGGACGTGGCTCGCTGGCGGCCGGCGGCGGAGCTGC is a window of Trichoplusia ni isolate ovarian cell line Hi5 chromosome 20 unlocalized genomic scaffold, tn1 tig00002185_group19, whole genome shotgun sequence DNA encoding:
- the LOC113506599 gene encoding ring canal kelch homolog; protein product: MMVRCASQSSLDESSQRRAGGALGDGGAAGARHAARLLAALARLRRGAALCDVTLAARAAPDAPSAPAVPAHRAVLAAASPYFHAMFTQFDERTQPSITIQNVEPHALETIIEYVYTPESLDITEDNVQSLLSAASLLQVSGVREACCVFLAGALSPDNALGIRAFAELHACADLGLCAARFIENHFVEVLDTEEFLALAPDTLAQLLDSDRITVPNEEVILDAVIRWMQHDAEERQQHLGSLLEHVRLPLLAQESLVARAAAEPLASAGLRVKDLVIEALSFHLMRPERRLAAAAACARARPRQPPRSPKVLLVVGGQAPKAIRDVEAYHADVARWRPAAELPSRRCRAGLAVVQGKVYAVGGFNGTLRVRSVDVYDVATDSWAAGPPLCARRSTLGVAVIGHVIYAVGGFDGATGLSSAEALDTREGTWRPVASMSTRRSSVGVAVLDGKLYAVGGYDGASRQCLHTVERYDPAADAWESVEEMGARRSGCGVGVVEGALYAVGGHDGPAVRRSVERWAGAGGGWGAAPPMHTARRNAAVAAHHGRLYVVGGDDGAANLNTVEVFDPATDTWTLLPASMAVGRSYAGVCVVERAGGA